A region of Homo sapiens chromosome 17, GRCh38.p14 Primary Assembly DNA encodes the following proteins:
- the TBC1D3B gene encoding TBC1 domain family member 3B isoform X1, with translation MDVVEVAGSWWAQEREDIIMKYEKGHRAGLPEDKGPKPFRSYNNNVDHLGIVQSCPSWESAPQEGPCPPFPVPSPGLSPELERDRASPFWGSAPRLGPLQAPCSSSALPGLPYSETELPPLTAREAKQIRREISRKSKWVDMLGDWEKYKSSRKLIDRAYKGMPMNIRGPMWSVLLNIEEMKLKNPGRYQIMKEKGKRSSEHIQRIDRDISGTLRKHMFFRDRYGTKQRELLHILLAYEEYNPEVGYCRDLSHIAALFLLYLPEEDAFWALVQLLASERHSLQGFHSPNGGTVQGLQDQQEHVVATSQSKTMGHQDKKDLCGQCSPLGCLIRILIDGISLGLTLRLWDVYLVEGEQALMPITRIAFKVQQKRLTKTSRCGPWARFCNRFVDTWARDEDTVLKHLRASMKKLTRKQGDLPPPAKPEQGSSASRPVPASRGRKTLCKGDRQAPPGPPARFPRPIWSASPPRAPRSSTPCPGGAVREDTYPVGTQGVPSPALAQGGPQGSWRFLQWNSMPRLPTDLDVEGPWFRHYDFRQSCWVRAISQEDQLAPCWQAEHPAERVRSAFAAPSTDSDQGTPFRARDEQQCAPTSGPCLCGLHLESSQFPPGF, from the exons ATGGACGTGGTAGAGGTCGCGGGTAGTTGGTGGGCACAAGAGCGAGAGGACATCATTATGAAATACGAAAAG GGACACCGAGCTGGGCTGCCAGAGGACAAGGGGCCTAAGCCTTTTCGAAGCTACAACAACAACGTCGATCATTTGGGGATTGTACA GTCCTGCCCCTCCTGGGAGTCAGCCCCACAGGAAGGCCCTTGTCCTCCCTTCCCTGTGCCTTCTCCTGGGCTGAGCCCTGAGCTGGAAAGGGACAGAGCCAGTCCTTTCTGGGGGTCGGCACCCAGGCTGGGGCCGCTCCAGGCCCCGTGCAGTTCCTCAGCTCTGCCTGGGTTGCCTTACAGTGAGACGGAGCTGCCTCCTCTGACTGCGCGGGAGGCGAAG CAAATTCGGCGGGAGATCAGCCGAAAGAGCAAGTGGGTGGATATGCTGGGAGACTGGGAGAAATACAAAAGCAGCAGAAAG CTCATAGATCGAGCGTACAAGGGAATGCCCATGAACATCCGGGGCCCGATGTGGTCAGTCCTCCTGAACATTGAGGAAATGAAGTTGAAAAACCCCGGAAGATACCAG ATCATGAAGGAGAAGGGCAAGAGGTCATCTGAGCACATCCAGCGCATCGACCGGGACATAAGCGGGACATTAAGGAAGCATATGTTCTTCAGGGATCGATACGGAACCAA GCAGCGGGAACTACTCCACATCCTCCTGGCATATGAGGAGTATAACCCG GAGGTGGGCTACTGCAGGGACCTGAGCCACATCGCCGCCTTGTTCCTCCTCTATCTTCCTGAGGAGGATGCATTCTGGGCACTGGTGCAGCTGCTGGCCAGTGAGAGGCACTCCCTGCAGG GATTTCACAGCCCAAATGGCGGGACCGTCCAGGGGCTCCAAGACCAACAGGAGCATGTGGTAGCCACGTCACAATCCAAGACCATGGGGCATCAG GACAAGAAAGATCTATGTGGGCAGTGTTCCCCGTTAGGCTGCCTCATCCGGATATTGATTGACGGG ATCTCTCTCGGGCTCACCCTGCGCCTGTGGGACGTGTATCTGGTAGAAGGCGAACAGGCGTTGATGCCGATAACAAGAATCGCCTTTAAGGTTCAGCAGA AGCGCCTCACGAAGACGTCCAGGTGTGGCCCGTGGGCACGTTTTTGCAACCGGTTCGTTGATACCTGGGCCAGGGATGAGGACACTGTGCTCAAGCATCTTAGGGCCTCTATGAAGAAACTAACAAGAAAGCAGGGGGACCTGCCACCCCCAG CCAAACCCGAGCAAGGGTCGTCGGCATCCAGGCCTGTGCCGGCTTCACGTGGCAGGAAGACCCTCTGCAAGGGGGACAGGCAGGCCCCTCCAGGCCCACCAGCCCGGTTCCCGCGGCCCATTTGGTCAGCTTCCCCGCCACGGGCACCTCGTTCTTCCACACCCTGTCCTGGTGGGGCTGTCCGGGAAGACACCTACCCTGTGGGCACTCAGGGTGTGCCCAGCCcggccctggctcagggaggaCCTCAGGGTTCCTGGAGATTCCTGCAGTGGAACTCCATGCCCCGCCTCCCAACGGACCTGGACGTAGAGGGGCCTTGGTTCCGCCATTATGATTTCAGACAGAGCTGCTGGGTCCGTGCCATATCCCAGGAGGACCAGCTGGCCCCCTGCTGGCAGGCTGAACACCCTGCGGAGCGGGTGAGATCGGCTTTCGCTGCACCCAGCACTGATTCCGACCAGGGCACCCCCTTCAGAGCTAGGGACGAACAGCAGtgtgctcccacctcagggccttgcCTCTGCGGCCTCCACTTGGAAAGTTCTCAGTTCCCTCCAGGCTTCTAG
- the TBC1D3B gene encoding TBC1 domain family member 3B produces the protein MDVVEVAGSWWAQEREDIIMKYEKGHRAGLPEDKGPKPFRSYNNNVDHLGIVHETELPPLTAREAKQIRREISRKSKWVDMLGDWEKYKSSRKLIDRAYKGMPMNIRGPMWSVLLNIEEMKLKNPGRYQIMKEKGKRSSEHIQRIDRDISGTLRKHMFFRDRYGTKQRELLHILLAYEEYNPEVGYCRDLSHIAALFLLYLPEEDAFWALVQLLASERHSLQGFHSPNGGTVQGLQDQQEHVVATSQSKTMGHQDKKDLCGQCSPLGCLIRILIDGISLGLTLRLWDVYLVEGEQALMPITRIAFKVQQKRLTKTSRCGPWARFCNRFVDTWARDEDTVLKHLRASMKKLTRKQGDLPPPAKPEQGSSASRPVPASRGRKTLCKGDRQAPPGPPARFPRPIWSASPPRAPRSSTPCPGGAVREDTYPVGTQGVPSPALAQGGPQGSWRFLQWNSMPRLPTDLDVEGPWFRHYDFRQSCWVRAISQEDQLAPCWQAEHPAERVRSAFAAPSTDSDQGTPFRARDEQQCAPTSGPCLCGLHLESSQFPPGF, from the exons ATGGACGTGGTAGAGGTCGCGGGTAGTTGGTGGGCACAAGAGCGAGAGGACATCATTATGAAATACGAAAAG GGACACCGAGCTGGGCTGCCAGAGGACAAGGGGCCTAAGCCTTTTCGAAGCTACAACAACAACGTCGATCATTTGGGGATTGTACA TGAGACGGAGCTGCCTCCTCTGACTGCGCGGGAGGCGAAG CAAATTCGGCGGGAGATCAGCCGAAAGAGCAAGTGGGTGGATATGCTGGGAGACTGGGAGAAATACAAAAGCAGCAGAAAG CTCATAGATCGAGCGTACAAGGGAATGCCCATGAACATCCGGGGCCCGATGTGGTCAGTCCTCCTGAACATTGAGGAAATGAAGTTGAAAAACCCCGGAAGATACCAG ATCATGAAGGAGAAGGGCAAGAGGTCATCTGAGCACATCCAGCGCATCGACCGGGACATAAGCGGGACATTAAGGAAGCATATGTTCTTCAGGGATCGATACGGAACCAA GCAGCGGGAACTACTCCACATCCTCCTGGCATATGAGGAGTATAACCCG GAGGTGGGCTACTGCAGGGACCTGAGCCACATCGCCGCCTTGTTCCTCCTCTATCTTCCTGAGGAGGATGCATTCTGGGCACTGGTGCAGCTGCTGGCCAGTGAGAGGCACTCCCTGCAGG GATTTCACAGCCCAAATGGCGGGACCGTCCAGGGGCTCCAAGACCAACAGGAGCATGTGGTAGCCACGTCACAATCCAAGACCATGGGGCATCAG GACAAGAAAGATCTATGTGGGCAGTGTTCCCCGTTAGGCTGCCTCATCCGGATATTGATTGACGGG ATCTCTCTCGGGCTCACCCTGCGCCTGTGGGACGTGTATCTGGTAGAAGGCGAACAGGCGTTGATGCCGATAACAAGAATCGCCTTTAAGGTTCAGCAGA AGCGCCTCACGAAGACGTCCAGGTGTGGCCCGTGGGCACGTTTTTGCAACCGGTTCGTTGATACCTGGGCCAGGGATGAGGACACTGTGCTCAAGCATCTTAGGGCCTCTATGAAGAAACTAACAAGAAAGCAGGGGGACCTGCCACCCCCAG CCAAACCCGAGCAAGGGTCGTCGGCATCCAGGCCTGTGCCGGCTTCACGTGGCAGGAAGACCCTCTGCAAGGGGGACAGGCAGGCCCCTCCAGGCCCACCAGCCCGGTTCCCGCGGCCCATTTGGTCAGCTTCCCCGCCACGGGCACCTCGTTCTTCCACACCCTGTCCTGGTGGGGCTGTCCGGGAAGACACCTACCCTGTGGGCACTCAGGGTGTGCCCAGCCcggccctggctcagggaggaCCTCAGGGTTCCTGGAGATTCCTGCAGTGGAACTCCATGCCCCGCCTCCCAACGGACCTGGACGTAGAGGGGCCTTGGTTCCGCCATTATGATTTCAGACAGAGCTGCTGGGTCCGTGCCATATCCCAGGAGGACCAGCTGGCCCCCTGCTGGCAGGCTGAACACCCTGCGGAGCGGGTGAGATCGGCTTTCGCTGCACCCAGCACTGATTCCGACCAGGGCACCCCCTTCAGAGCTAGGGACGAACAGCAGtgtgctcccacctcagggccttgcCTCTGCGGCCTCCACTTGGAAAGTTCTCAGTTCCCTCCAGGCTTCTAG